From a single Nitrogeniibacter mangrovi genomic region:
- a CDS encoding DUF6980 family protein yields MSASVSKEHCCESMRYWAGYRCEQHPDPAACPENIIFYSNAAGEYGIRVHDGGSSYIEIKHCPWCGAQLTPNLNVGRHKHDQH; encoded by the coding sequence GTGAGCGCGTCTGTGTCGAAAGAGCATTGCTGCGAATCCATGCGCTATTGGGCTGGCTACCGTTGTGAGCAGCACCCCGATCCTGCCGCTTGCCCCGAGAACATCATTTTCTATTCCAATGCCGCGGGTGAGTATGGCATCCGCGTTCACGACGGCGGCTCATCGTATATCGAGATCAAACATTGTCCGTGGTGCGGGGCTCAACTGACGCCCAACTTGAACGTTGGGCGGCACAAACATGACCAGCACTGA
- a CDS encoding class I SAM-dependent methyltransferase has translation MQDEHAAEPDNTAVRTALWRALHVQADAPPHVFEDEVGLKLVAPSDDWHNRPDMSSFTKPFRAAILARARFIEDLVEEQVSRGVGQYVLLGAGLDSFAQRKPELASQLRVFELDQPESQEWKRQRLMAAGFGIADHLRLVPVDFEAGDNWLERLVASGFDVKRPAVVTSTGVSMYLTREAIVATLRQIASLASGSTLVMSFLCPFEMLDPDIRVGVERAAEGARASGTPWISFFKPDEIMALARGAGFKQVQHVSAAALAKRYFAGRTDSLRPPNNSEELLVATA, from the coding sequence ATGCAAGACGAACACGCCGCTGAACCGGACAACACAGCCGTTCGCACCGCACTATGGCGGGCGCTGCATGTACAAGCGGATGCGCCGCCGCACGTCTTTGAAGATGAAGTTGGCTTGAAGCTAGTGGCGCCGAGTGACGATTGGCATAACCGCCCAGACATGAGCTCGTTCACCAAGCCATTTCGCGCGGCCATTCTGGCCCGAGCCCGCTTCATTGAAGATTTGGTCGAGGAGCAAGTTTCACGCGGTGTCGGTCAGTATGTTCTGCTCGGTGCTGGCTTGGATTCGTTCGCACAACGCAAGCCCGAGCTTGCTTCTCAACTGCGCGTTTTCGAGCTGGATCAGCCGGAGTCCCAAGAATGGAAGCGCCAGCGCCTTATGGCGGCCGGCTTTGGTATCGCCGATCACCTTAGGCTCGTCCCGGTGGATTTCGAGGCTGGCGACAACTGGTTGGAGCGATTGGTTGCATCAGGCTTCGACGTGAAGCGCCCGGCAGTCGTGACATCTACCGGTGTAAGCATGTATTTGACCAGGGAGGCAATCGTAGCCACCTTGCGTCAAATCGCGTCGCTCGCGTCAGGTTCCACGCTTGTCATGTCCTTCCTTTGCCCATTCGAAATGCTGGATCCTGACATACGCGTCGGAGTTGAACGTGCAGCGGAAGGTGCGCGTGCTAGTGGCACGCCTTGGATCAGCTTCTTCAAGCCGGACGAAATAATGGCTCTTGCCCGCGGAGCGGGCTTCAAGCAAGTGCAGCATGTGTCGGCCGCCGCTCTGGCAAAACGTTACTTCGCTGGCAGAACAGATAGTTTGCGCCCACCAAACAATTCCGAGGAACTGCTGGTGGCAACGGCTTGA
- a CDS encoding LysR family transcriptional regulator, with product MSPTPEPNRLQWDDVRHFLALARQGSLSGAARTLGVEHTTVARRVEALEHALGIRLFDRLPRGWSLTAEGETLMAQAGRMDDEAQAFSRTALGVSSLQGTVRLSAPPVFAGHFLVPALAARRDRWPNIDLEVIGEARDANLARGEADLAIRLSRPTAPGLATRPIGRMGYGLYGARGYAQRPAHEWTFLGYDDPLVQVPQQRWLRDIAGTRRFVFRSNDLAALLGAARHGLGVTVLPHFLAADDPSVAPIDPPGCDIVRDIWLVMHPDVKRSPRVRLIADLVADVIGGASAVLLASE from the coding sequence ATGAGCCCGACCCCCGAACCGAACCGCCTGCAGTGGGACGACGTGCGCCATTTTCTCGCCCTGGCGCGCCAGGGCAGTCTGTCCGGCGCCGCGCGCACGCTGGGCGTCGAGCACACCACCGTGGCACGCCGGGTCGAGGCGCTCGAACACGCCCTCGGCATTCGCCTGTTCGATCGCCTGCCCCGCGGCTGGTCACTGACCGCCGAGGGCGAGACGCTCATGGCCCAGGCCGGGCGGATGGACGACGAAGCGCAGGCCTTCTCCCGCACCGCTCTCGGCGTCTCGTCCCTGCAGGGCACCGTGCGCCTCTCCGCGCCACCGGTGTTCGCCGGCCATTTCCTGGTCCCCGCCCTGGCCGCCCGGCGCGATCGCTGGCCCAACATCGATCTGGAGGTGATCGGCGAAGCGCGCGACGCCAACCTCGCCCGTGGCGAGGCCGATCTGGCGATCCGCCTGTCGCGCCCCACCGCCCCCGGGCTGGCCACCCGCCCCATCGGCCGGATGGGCTACGGCCTGTACGGCGCGCGCGGCTATGCCCAGCGCCCGGCGCACGAGTGGACCTTCCTGGGCTATGACGACCCGCTCGTGCAAGTGCCCCAGCAGCGGTGGCTGCGCGACATCGCCGGCACCCGCCGCTTCGTGTTCCGCAGCAACGACCTGGCCGCCCTGCTCGGCGCCGCCCGCCACGGCCTCGGCGTCACCGTGCTCCCCCACTTCCTCGCCGCCGACGACCCCTCGGTGGCCCCGATCGACCCGCCCGGCTGCGACATCGTTCGCGACATCTGGCTGGTCATGCACCCGGACGTCAAACGCTCCCCCCGCGTGCGCCTGATCGCGGATCTGGTCGCGGACGTGATCGGGGGCGCGAGCGCGGTGCTGCTGGCCTCGGAGTGA
- a CDS encoding quinone oxidoreductase family protein, which yields MSSQVLTRSDSRMADQVFIEQPGDVGQLRRRRVALAPPAAGEVRIRHTAIGVNFVDIYHRTGRYALPALPAVLGAEAAGVVEAVGPGGGHLRVGQRVAYAGAPVGSYASARNLPAERAVPLPDDIGDDTVASVLLRGITAHMLFSRVWPLKAGDTLLVHAAAGGLGLVLVQWARALGARVIGTVGAEAKADLARRHGLDAAIRYRETDFVEAVMALTDGRGVDFAIDGIGGQTLPRTLRAVRPFGAVASIGQVDGETGPIDPALLGPAHPVALSRPGVFGFMADPAQYREGVTATFARLRDGLRANVGAVLPLAQAAEAQRRLAAGESTGALLLRP from the coding sequence ATGTCTTCTCAAGTCCTCACCCGGTCGGATTCGCGCATGGCGGATCAGGTGTTCATCGAGCAGCCCGGCGATGTTGGCCAGCTCAGGCGGCGTCGTGTCGCGCTGGCGCCGCCGGCGGCCGGCGAGGTGCGCATCCGCCATACCGCGATCGGGGTCAATTTCGTCGATATCTACCATCGCACCGGCCGCTATGCGCTACCGGCCCTGCCCGCGGTGCTCGGCGCCGAGGCCGCCGGCGTGGTCGAGGCCGTCGGGCCGGGGGGCGGGCACCTGCGGGTGGGCCAGCGGGTGGCCTACGCCGGCGCGCCGGTGGGCAGCTACGCCAGCGCCCGCAACCTGCCGGCCGAGCGGGCCGTGCCGCTGCCCGACGACATCGGCGACGACACCGTGGCCAGTGTGTTGCTGCGCGGCATTACGGCCCACATGCTGTTTTCCCGGGTGTGGCCGCTCAAGGCGGGCGATACGCTCCTGGTTCATGCGGCGGCCGGCGGCCTTGGTCTGGTGCTGGTGCAGTGGGCCAGGGCGCTGGGGGCGCGGGTGATCGGCACGGTCGGCGCCGAAGCGAAGGCGGATCTGGCGCGGCGACACGGCCTCGATGCGGCGATCCGCTATCGCGAGACCGACTTCGTCGAGGCCGTCATGGCCCTGACGGACGGGCGCGGGGTCGACTTCGCCATCGACGGCATCGGCGGCCAGACCCTGCCGCGGACGCTGCGCGCGGTGCGGCCCTTCGGCGCGGTGGCCAGCATCGGCCAGGTGGACGGCGAGACCGGGCCGATCGATCCGGCCCTGCTGGGGCCGGCGCATCCGGTGGCGCTGAGCCGGCCGGGGGTGTTCGGCTTCATGGCCGATCCGGCGCAGTATCGTGAGGGCGTGACGGCCACCTTCGCGCGGCTGCGCGACGGCCTGAGGGCCAACGTGGGGGCGGTGCTGCCCCTGGCGCAGGCGGCCGAGGCCCAGCGCCGGCTGGCGGCGGGCGAGAGCACCGGCGCCCTGTTGCTGCGCCCCTGA
- a CDS encoding YciI family protein, giving the protein MLYLIMLTYRRPLAEVDAQLAAHRAFLERHYDAGHFLMSGPREPRTGGIILARAASAAAVAEWVSEDPFKQAGVADYEVVGWRPGMAAPGWPLDAAG; this is encoded by the coding sequence ATGCTGTATCTGATCATGCTGACCTATCGGCGTCCGCTGGCGGAGGTGGATGCGCAGCTGGCGGCCCATCGCGCGTTCCTCGAACGGCATTACGACGCCGGCCACTTTCTGATGTCGGGGCCGCGCGAGCCGCGCACCGGCGGGATCATCCTGGCCCGGGCCGCGTCGGCCGCGGCGGTGGCCGAGTGGGTGTCCGAGGACCCGTTCAAGCAGGCCGGTGTGGCCGACTACGAGGTCGTTGGGTGGCGGCCGGGCATGGCCGCGCCGGGCTGGCCGCTCGACGCGGCGGGCTGA
- a CDS encoding 2Fe-2S iron-sulfur cluster-binding protein, protein MPYQVTIEETGERYTCGEQENLLIAMARSGRRGIPVGCRGGGCGVCKVEVTAGDYETRAMSCQHVTEEDRAERRLLACRVFPRGDVSVKVLGKMHKAVCTNAGLRPTEKTKI, encoded by the coding sequence ATGCCTTATCAGGTCACCATCGAAGAGACCGGCGAGCGCTACACGTGCGGTGAGCAGGAGAACCTGCTGATCGCCATGGCCCGTTCCGGTCGTCGCGGCATCCCGGTGGGGTGCCGTGGGGGTGGCTGTGGCGTCTGCAAGGTGGAGGTCACGGCCGGGGACTACGAGACCCGCGCCATGAGCTGCCAGCATGTCACCGAGGAGGATCGGGCCGAGCGTCGTTTGCTCGCCTGCCGTGTGTTTCCCCGGGGTGATGTGTCAGTGAAGGTGCTGGGCAAGATGCACAAGGCGGTCTGTACGAACGCCGGTTTGCGCCCGACAGAGAAAACCAAAATCTGA
- a CDS encoding catechol 2,3-dioxygenase, translated as MAMTGVLRPGHAQLRVLNLEEGVRHYRDVLGMVETGRDAQGRVYLKCWDERDHNSLILRESDRAGIDFFAFKVLDEATLDKLERDLQEYGLTTERIPAGELMETGERVRFEIPSGHKIELYATKTQVGNGLQVTNPAPWTPAAEKGIAPVRLDHCLLYGPNIAEVKKLFCEVLGFYLVERVLGPDGEGEAAIWLSCSHKVHDIAFVEHPEPGKLHHLSFLLESWEEVLRAGDILAMNKVPIDIGPTRHGITRGCTIYAWDPSGNRFETFMGGYQPYPDYEPTTWTFDGLGEGGGLDYPQRKLHESFLTVVT; from the coding sequence ATGGCAATGACCGGTGTTTTGCGTCCGGGGCATGCGCAGCTGCGCGTGCTGAATCTGGAAGAAGGGGTGCGCCACTATCGTGACGTGCTGGGCATGGTGGAAACCGGTCGCGACGCGCAGGGCCGGGTCTACCTGAAGTGCTGGGACGAGCGCGACCACAACAGCCTGATCCTGCGCGAGTCCGATCGCGCCGGGATCGACTTCTTCGCCTTCAAGGTGCTCGACGAGGCGACCCTGGACAAGCTCGAGCGCGATCTGCAGGAATACGGCCTGACGACCGAACGCATCCCGGCGGGCGAGTTGATGGAGACCGGCGAGCGCGTGCGCTTCGAGATCCCCAGCGGCCACAAGATCGAGCTCTACGCCACCAAGACCCAGGTGGGCAACGGCCTCCAGGTGACCAATCCGGCGCCGTGGACCCCGGCCGCGGAGAAGGGCATCGCGCCGGTGCGCCTGGACCACTGCCTGCTGTACGGCCCGAACATCGCCGAGGTGAAGAAGCTCTTCTGCGAGGTGCTGGGCTTCTATCTGGTGGAGCGCGTGCTCGGCCCGGACGGCGAGGGCGAGGCGGCGATCTGGCTGTCCTGTTCGCACAAGGTGCACGACATCGCGTTCGTCGAGCATCCGGAGCCGGGCAAGCTGCATCACCTGTCCTTCCTGCTCGAGAGCTGGGAAGAGGTGCTGCGTGCCGGCGACATCCTGGCCATGAACAAGGTGCCCATCGACATCGGCCCCACCCGCCACGGCATCACCCGCGGCTGCACCATCTACGCCTGGGATCCGTCGGGCAACCGTTTCGAGACCTTCATGGGCGGCTACCAGCCGTATCCGGACTACGAGCCCACCACCTGGACCTTCGACGGCCTGGGCGAGGGCGGCGGCCTCGACTACCCGCAGCGCAAGCTGCACGAGAGCTTCCTCACCGTGGTGACCTGA
- a CDS encoding phenol hydroxylase subunit translates to MASHPTAPGAGRQGGFDPMRKYVRVRELRPDRFVEFDFAIGEPDIYVEMILHADAFDDFCALNQVTFLTDAPSASGDQQQWRLSEVSGRQFK, encoded by the coding sequence ATGGCAAGCCATCCGACCGCCCCCGGGGCGGGCCGGCAGGGCGGCTTCGACCCCATGCGCAAGTACGTGCGGGTGCGCGAGCTGCGTCCGGACCGCTTCGTCGAGTTCGACTTCGCCATCGGCGAGCCGGACATCTACGTGGAAATGATCCTCCACGCCGACGCCTTCGACGACTTCTGTGCCCTGAACCAGGTGACCTTCCTCACCGATGCGCCGAGCGCCTCGGGCGACCAGCAGCAGTGGCGCCTGAGCGAGGTCTCGGGGCGCCAATTCAAATAA
- a CDS encoding aromatic/alkene monooxygenase hydroxylase subunit beta has product MQIDLRTVSIKPLRNTFDHLVRRFGDKPASRYQEGSYEIQADANLQYRPSWDPEHELHDPKRTALVMADWYAFKDPRQFYYGTYTLTRARQQDSAEANFDFVETRGLLAQLGDDDRRLALEVLMPLRHAAWGANMNNTGMCADGYGTLITQPCMFAAMDNLGVAQYLTRVGLALGDTEALAAGREAWINDAAWQPLRRLVEKTLVTRDWFELLVAQNFVSDGLLYPLIYEQFVDTRLGARGGAGVSLMCVFMTEWHAEMRKWIDAVIKTAAKESEANRDLLTGWTRTWRDRAVEALGPIADKAFGTDAAAILDTITQSFNARAAKLGLDL; this is encoded by the coding sequence ATGCAGATTGACCTTCGCACCGTCAGCATCAAGCCGTTGCGCAACACCTTCGACCACCTGGTGCGCCGCTTCGGCGACAAGCCCGCCTCGCGCTACCAGGAAGGCAGCTACGAGATCCAGGCCGACGCCAACCTCCAGTACCGCCCCAGCTGGGATCCGGAGCACGAGCTGCACGACCCGAAGCGCACCGCCCTGGTCATGGCGGACTGGTACGCCTTCAAGGACCCGCGCCAGTTCTACTACGGCACCTACACCCTGACCCGGGCGCGCCAGCAGGACTCCGCCGAGGCCAACTTCGACTTCGTCGAGACCCGCGGCCTGCTCGCCCAGCTGGGCGATGACGACCGCCGGCTCGCCCTCGAGGTGCTGATGCCGCTGCGCCATGCCGCCTGGGGCGCCAACATGAACAACACCGGCATGTGCGCGGACGGCTACGGCACGCTGATCACCCAGCCCTGCATGTTCGCCGCCATGGACAACCTGGGCGTGGCCCAGTACCTGACCCGCGTCGGCCTGGCCCTTGGCGACACCGAGGCGCTCGCGGCCGGCCGTGAAGCCTGGATCAACGACGCCGCCTGGCAGCCGCTGCGCCGCCTGGTGGAGAAGACGCTGGTCACCCGCGACTGGTTCGAGCTGCTGGTGGCGCAGAACTTCGTCAGCGACGGCCTGCTGTACCCGCTGATCTACGAGCAGTTCGTGGACACCCGCCTCGGTGCCCGGGGCGGTGCCGGCGTCTCCCTGATGTGCGTGTTCATGACCGAGTGGCATGCCGAGATGCGCAAGTGGATCGACGCGGTCATCAAGACCGCCGCCAAGGAATCGGAAGCCAACCGCGACCTGCTCACCGGCTGGACCCGCACCTGGCGCGACCGCGCCGTCGAGGCGCTCGGCCCGATCGCCGATAAGGCCTTCGGCACCGACGCCGCCGCCATCCTCGACACCATCACCCAATCCTTCAACGCCCGCGCCGCCAAGCTCGGCCTCGACCTGTGA
- a CDS encoding MmoB/DmpM family protein → MSDVFIALQTNEESRYIVEALLQDNPNAVVDEQPAMVKINVPHSLVLKRETMEELIGRPYDLQEMQVHLITLSGHVDEDEDEFRLAWND, encoded by the coding sequence ATGTCTGACGTATTCATCGCCCTGCAAACCAACGAAGAAAGCCGCTACATCGTCGAGGCCCTGCTCCAGGACAACCCCAACGCGGTGGTGGACGAGCAACCCGCCATGGTGAAGATCAACGTGCCGCACAGCCTCGTGCTCAAGCGCGAAACCATGGAAGAGCTCATCGGCCGCCCCTACGACCTGCAGGAGATGCAGGTGCACCTGATCACCCTGTCGGGGCACGTGGACGAGGACGAGGACGAATTCCGTCTGGCCTGGAACGACTGA